CGGAGGCCCTAACGGAGGGGATGGCGGTGACGGCGGAAGCGTAATATTCAGGGCGACCTCAAGTAAATCCACACTCATAGATTTCCGGTATCAGCCTCATATCCGTGCAGGAAAGGGTATGCATGGAAAGGGTTCCGACCTTCACGGGAAAAACGG
The DNA window shown above is from Candidatus Schekmanbacteria bacterium and carries:
- a CDS encoding GTPase ObgE; protein product: MFIDSAKVFVKAGDGGNGCASFRREKYVPFGGPNGGDGGDGGSVIFRATSSKSTLIDFRYQPHIRAGKGMHGKGSDLHGKNG